Proteins co-encoded in one Zerene cesonia ecotype Mississippi chromosome 3, Zerene_cesonia_1.1, whole genome shotgun sequence genomic window:
- the LOC119838292 gene encoding scolexin B-like isoform X3, whose translation MYREAVVVFIALASYASCGARINRVLPLDDKPCVYLNKCNPNKAGHPVLPRDDLSKPVNERYPSAVLFGKTCGGTIIGDRWILSAAHCSIGYSTLFTRGRDILAGTNNTENGSGIKARVKKLYIHPRFSVGPYWLNSESYNIKQVAARWDFLLVELAEPLNLDGTILAAAPLDDASYHHPGETAGFAGFGTATHGDVMRPDMHAMDLEVLSDSACGELVEYDPQDMLCATGRPPRYDTACNGDSGSGLIGESEKLIGVASWVEDDARICRPKAKIYFSRVAAARPWIKEIAGI comes from the exons atgtatcgAGAGGCAGTAGTTGTGTTTATTGCGCTGGCGTCTTACGCATCATGCGGCGCGCGAATTAACCGGGTCCTACCTTTAGACGACAAGCCTT GTGTGTATCTAAACAAATGCAATCCCAACAAAGCTGGACATCCCGTACTGCCAAGGGACGACTTAAGCAAACCTGTGAATGAGAGATATCCCTCAGCTGTGCTCTTTGGAAAAACCTGTGGAGGGACTATCATTGGAGATAGATGGATCCTTTCAGCTGCCCATTG TTCAATCGGTTACAGTACTCTCTTCACAAGAGGGCGCGACATACTGGCGGGAACCAACAACACCGAAAATGGCAGCGGAATCAAGGCCCGCGTTAAGAAGCTGTACATTCATCCCCGATTCTCCGTTGGCCCGTATTGGCTGAACAGTGAAAGTTACAACATCAAacag GTAGCTGCGCGATGGGACTTCCTACTAGTCGAGTTAGCAGAGCCCCTGAACCTTGATGGCACGATATTAGCAGCAGCACCTCTTGATGACGCTTCCTACCACCATCCTGGTGAAACTGCCGGCTTTGCTGGCTTCGGCACTGCAACACACGGG gaTGTGATGCGACCAGACATGCACGCGATGGATTTAGAGGTTCTATCCGACTCAGCTTGCGGGGAGCTGGTGGAGTACGATCCACAAGACATGCTTTGTGCGACGGGCAGACCACCTCGCTATGACACGGCCTGTAAT GGCGACAGTGGCAGTGGTCTAATCGGTGAATCAGAAAAGCTTATTGGGGTAGCTTCATGGGTAGAAGACGACGCGCGAATATGTAGACCAAAAGCTAAAATCTACTTCTCCAGGGTCGCCGCAGCGAGGCCGTGGATTAAAGAAATAGCGGGCATTTAA
- the LOC119838292 gene encoding scolexin B-like isoform X2 codes for MYREAVVVFIALASYASCGARINRVLPLDDKPLVGVYIIQSRVYLNKCNPNKAGHPVLPRDDLSKPVNERYPSAVLFGKTCGGTIIGDRWILSAAHCTLFTRGRDILAGTNNTENGSGIKARVKKLYIHPRFSVGPYWLNSESYNIKQVAARWDFLLVELAEPLNLDGTILAAAPLDDASYHHPGETAGFAGFGTATHGDVMRPDMHAMDLEVLSDSACGELVEYDPQDMLCATGRPPRYDTACNGDSGSGLIGESEKLIGVASWVEDDARICRPKAKIYFSRVAAARPWIKEIAGI; via the exons atgtatcgAGAGGCAGTAGTTGTGTTTATTGCGCTGGCGTCTTACGCATCATGCGGCGCGCGAATTAACCGGGTCCTACCTTTAGACGACAAGCCTT tggTTGGGGTATACATAATTCAAAGTC GTGTGTATCTAAACAAATGCAATCCCAACAAAGCTGGACATCCCGTACTGCCAAGGGACGACTTAAGCAAACCTGTGAATGAGAGATATCCCTCAGCTGTGCTCTTTGGAAAAACCTGTGGAGGGACTATCATTGGAGATAGATGGATCCTTTCAGCTGCCCATTG TACTCTCTTCACAAGAGGGCGCGACATACTGGCGGGAACCAACAACACCGAAAATGGCAGCGGAATCAAGGCCCGCGTTAAGAAGCTGTACATTCATCCCCGATTCTCCGTTGGCCCGTATTGGCTGAACAGTGAAAGTTACAACATCAAacag GTAGCTGCGCGATGGGACTTCCTACTAGTCGAGTTAGCAGAGCCCCTGAACCTTGATGGCACGATATTAGCAGCAGCACCTCTTGATGACGCTTCCTACCACCATCCTGGTGAAACTGCCGGCTTTGCTGGCTTCGGCACTGCAACACACGGG gaTGTGATGCGACCAGACATGCACGCGATGGATTTAGAGGTTCTATCCGACTCAGCTTGCGGGGAGCTGGTGGAGTACGATCCACAAGACATGCTTTGTGCGACGGGCAGACCACCTCGCTATGACACGGCCTGTAAT GGCGACAGTGGCAGTGGTCTAATCGGTGAATCAGAAAAGCTTATTGGGGTAGCTTCATGGGTAGAAGACGACGCGCGAATATGTAGACCAAAAGCTAAAATCTACTTCTCCAGGGTCGCCGCAGCGAGGCCGTGGATTAAAGAAATAGCGGGCATTTAA
- the LOC119838292 gene encoding scolexin B-like isoform X1: MYREAVVVFIALASYASCGARINRVLPLDDKPLVGVYIIQSRVYLNKCNPNKAGHPVLPRDDLSKPVNERYPSAVLFGKTCGGTIIGDRWILSAAHCSIGYSTLFTRGRDILAGTNNTENGSGIKARVKKLYIHPRFSVGPYWLNSESYNIKQVAARWDFLLVELAEPLNLDGTILAAAPLDDASYHHPGETAGFAGFGTATHGDVMRPDMHAMDLEVLSDSACGELVEYDPQDMLCATGRPPRYDTACNGDSGSGLIGESEKLIGVASWVEDDARICRPKAKIYFSRVAAARPWIKEIAGI; the protein is encoded by the exons atgtatcgAGAGGCAGTAGTTGTGTTTATTGCGCTGGCGTCTTACGCATCATGCGGCGCGCGAATTAACCGGGTCCTACCTTTAGACGACAAGCCTT tggTTGGGGTATACATAATTCAAAGTC GTGTGTATCTAAACAAATGCAATCCCAACAAAGCTGGACATCCCGTACTGCCAAGGGACGACTTAAGCAAACCTGTGAATGAGAGATATCCCTCAGCTGTGCTCTTTGGAAAAACCTGTGGAGGGACTATCATTGGAGATAGATGGATCCTTTCAGCTGCCCATTG TTCAATCGGTTACAGTACTCTCTTCACAAGAGGGCGCGACATACTGGCGGGAACCAACAACACCGAAAATGGCAGCGGAATCAAGGCCCGCGTTAAGAAGCTGTACATTCATCCCCGATTCTCCGTTGGCCCGTATTGGCTGAACAGTGAAAGTTACAACATCAAacag GTAGCTGCGCGATGGGACTTCCTACTAGTCGAGTTAGCAGAGCCCCTGAACCTTGATGGCACGATATTAGCAGCAGCACCTCTTGATGACGCTTCCTACCACCATCCTGGTGAAACTGCCGGCTTTGCTGGCTTCGGCACTGCAACACACGGG gaTGTGATGCGACCAGACATGCACGCGATGGATTTAGAGGTTCTATCCGACTCAGCTTGCGGGGAGCTGGTGGAGTACGATCCACAAGACATGCTTTGTGCGACGGGCAGACCACCTCGCTATGACACGGCCTGTAAT GGCGACAGTGGCAGTGGTCTAATCGGTGAATCAGAAAAGCTTATTGGGGTAGCTTCATGGGTAGAAGACGACGCGCGAATATGTAGACCAAAAGCTAAAATCTACTTCTCCAGGGTCGCCGCAGCGAGGCCGTGGATTAAAGAAATAGCGGGCATTTAA